A single genomic interval of Nostoc commune NIES-4072 harbors:
- a CDS encoding tetratricopeptide repeat protein — MNIHSFLTDGDQHSSRCRFVTNITHITKSQRKNDSGESVLGDRSLRSCALRSAQQGDYTEAIALLSQLIFRHPYNAIDYNNRGLIYFQSGERQKALDDYNTALKLNPYLASAYNNRANYYAACGELAAALTDYDQAIDFNPRHVRAWINRGITWRDLGQYEEAIENFEVALLFGQLEGHIWAERGRTYHLWGDWNCAIADYRRALTQLPFLDNSKDITGYRLRLQLENWLNELLSKSAS; from the coding sequence ATGAATATTCACTCATTTTTAACTGATGGTGACCAGCACAGTAGCAGATGTAGGTTTGTAACTAATATTACACATATAACCAAATCACAGAGGAAAAATGACAGTGGCGAATCTGTTTTAGGCGATCGCTCCTTACGTTCTTGTGCTTTGAGATCGGCTCAACAAGGAGATTATACTGAGGCGATCGCACTTTTAAGCCAACTAATTTTCCGCCATCCCTACAATGCCATTGATTACAACAACCGGGGGCTGATTTATTTTCAAAGTGGTGAAAGGCAAAAAGCACTTGACGATTATAATACCGCTCTCAAACTTAATCCCTATTTGGCTAGTGCTTATAATAATCGGGCAAATTACTACGCAGCTTGTGGAGAATTAGCAGCAGCACTTACCGATTACGATCAAGCGATTGATTTCAATCCTCGTCATGTCCGGGCGTGGATTAACCGAGGCATTACCTGGCGTGATTTGGGGCAATATGAGGAGGCAATTGAGAATTTTGAGGTAGCACTGCTTTTCGGTCAACTAGAAGGTCATATCTGGGCTGAACGCGGCAGAACTTACCATCTTTGGGGTGACTGGAATTGTGCGATCGCTGATTATCGTCGCGCCCTCACTCAACTGCCCTTTCTCGATAACAGTAAGGATATTACTGGTTATCGCTTACGTTTACAACTCGAAAATTGGCTAAACGAGCTGTTATCTAAATCAGCGTCCTAA
- a CDS encoding MAPEG family protein: MIIFLYSIAAAAVLIYVPFLLVAYARVRIGYESFSTPRALFDKLPPYAQRATWAHQNTFEAFMVFAAAALMAYVTGVNSFTAQLAAIAFVVARLLYSIFYILNIPLLRSLMFAIGIFSSGTLFFLSIIQTSS; the protein is encoded by the coding sequence ATGATAATTTTTTTGTACTCGATCGCTGCTGCTGCCGTTCTAATTTACGTGCCATTTTTGCTAGTAGCTTATGCCCGTGTGCGTATTGGGTATGAAAGTTTTTCTACTCCTCGCGCTCTGTTTGATAAATTGCCACCTTATGCCCAACGAGCTACTTGGGCACATCAGAACACCTTTGAAGCATTTATGGTGTTTGCCGCAGCCGCATTGATGGCTTATGTAACTGGTGTAAATTCTTTTACAGCCCAATTAGCTGCGATCGCCTTTGTGGTAGCCCGTTTGCTATACTCGATTTTTTATATTTTGAATATACCCCTTTTGCGATCGCTCATGTTTGCCATTGGCATCTTTAGCTCTGGCACTCTCTTTTTCTTGAGCATTATCCAAACTAGTAGTTAA
- a CDS encoding restriction endonuclease → MDGTQIRVLVLGYTNASSYAKQELGRCFAVHLGLTPGPRGSDDGIDGVGFIETRKIYFQCKLSKNKLKVEEAERFYANLLFHSIDIAVMLAGVGYTSGFESKLLKFPDIHKFKIHLLTLEDLFEETSSFKEALKDMPLLQDLVGEM, encoded by the coding sequence ATGGATGGAACACAGATTCGCGTCCTTGTTCTTGGTTATACTAATGCTAGTAGTTATGCTAAACAGGAACTTGGGCGTTGCTTTGCAGTTCATCTTGGTTTGACACCGGGGCCGCGTGGATCAGATGATGGTATTGATGGAGTTGGATTTATTGAGACACGTAAAATATACTTCCAGTGCAAGTTGAGCAAAAACAAATTAAAAGTGGAAGAGGCAGAGAGATTTTACGCTAATCTTTTATTCCACTCCATTGATATTGCAGTTATGTTAGCCGGAGTTGGCTATACATCAGGTTTTGAATCAAAACTGCTCAAATTCCCTGATATCCATAAGTTTAAAATTCACTTATTGACGCTAGAGGATTTATTTGAAGAAACTTCAAGTTTTAAAGAAGCACTGAAAGATATGCCATTGCTACAAGACTTGGTAGGCGAGATGTAG
- a CDS encoding phosphotransacetylase family protein, with protein MPKSPKYLLIGSTETYSGKSATVLGLSHQLQQKGLDITYGKPLGTCLNSSSGTVIEEDVQFIALSLNLPENRVAPTMLALDELNVQKRLRGEDKTDYQQSLIQQYLHKSQGDLVLLEGPGDLSEGNLFDLSLLQIAEVLDAGVLLVARYKSLLSVESLLAAKGRVGDRLIGVVINDIPVTQLEAVDTLLRPFLEQQGIPVLAMLPNSDLLRSVSVGELVKQLKADVLCRNDRMDLLVESLAIGAMNVNSAVKYFRKRRNMAVVTGGDRVEIQQAALETSTQCLILTGQLPPPPFILSRAEDLEIPILSVDLDTLTTVEIVDRTFGQVRVHEPIKVQYIRKLMSEHFDIDRLLSKLGLTPATALS; from the coding sequence GTGCCAAAATCCCCTAAATATTTGCTGATTGGATCAACCGAGACTTATAGCGGTAAATCTGCAACTGTTCTGGGTTTGTCTCATCAGCTACAGCAAAAAGGACTGGATATTACCTACGGTAAACCGCTTGGTACGTGTTTGAATTCGTCCAGTGGAACCGTGATTGAGGAAGATGTCCAATTCATCGCTCTTAGCCTCAATTTGCCGGAAAACCGTGTTGCACCTACAATGCTGGCTTTGGATGAACTAAATGTGCAAAAACGCTTGCGAGGGGAAGACAAAACCGATTATCAGCAGTCCTTAATACAGCAATATTTACATAAATCTCAAGGAGATTTGGTGTTACTGGAGGGGCCTGGTGATTTGTCCGAAGGCAATTTGTTTGACTTGTCTTTGCTGCAAATTGCTGAAGTATTGGATGCTGGGGTGCTGTTAGTAGCCCGCTATAAATCGTTGCTCTCGGTTGAGTCGCTATTGGCTGCTAAAGGGCGTGTGGGCGATCGCTTGATTGGAGTTGTAATCAATGATATCCCTGTCACCCAACTAGAAGCAGTTGACACTCTTTTGCGCCCATTTTTGGAACAGCAGGGTATTCCTGTGCTAGCAATGCTACCTAACAGCGATTTGCTCCGCAGTGTCAGTGTTGGCGAACTGGTAAAACAGTTAAAGGCTGATGTTCTCTGTCGCAACGATCGCATGGATTTGTTGGTGGAAAGTTTAGCAATTGGAGCGATGAATGTCAACTCTGCTGTGAAATATTTCCGCAAACGTCGGAATATGGCAGTGGTAACAGGAGGCGATCGCGTGGAAATTCAGCAAGCGGCTTTGGAAACTTCTACCCAATGTTTAATTCTCACCGGGCAACTACCACCCCCACCGTTCATTCTCAGTCGCGCTGAAGACCTAGAAATCCCCATTTTGTCTGTTGACTTAGATACCCTGACTACTGTAGAAATTGTTGACCGCACTTTTGGTCAAGTCCGTGTCCACGAGCCGATAAAGGTTCAGTATATTCGCAAGTTGATGTCTGAGCATTTTGACATTGACCGCTTGTTATCCAAATTAGGTTTAACTCCGGCAACGGCATTGTCTTAG
- a CDS encoding flavin reductase family protein has protein sequence MIIDPSQNDPRNTYQLLVGSVVPRPIAWVSTIASDGTLNVAPFSFFMGVTANPPTLAISTGLKRGVKKDTLLNVEQSGELVVNIVVEELGEQMNTTSGDFPPNVDEFQVAGLTPVPSKRVRPPRVAESPINIECVLKQVVYVGNEGSQSGLIIAEAVLWHIRDDLLTPQNTIDVAKLHAIGRLSGNWYTRTQDLYEITRPT, from the coding sequence ATGATTATCGATCCCTCCCAGAACGACCCACGGAATACCTATCAATTACTTGTAGGTTCAGTGGTTCCTCGACCGATCGCTTGGGTGTCAACGATCGCTAGCGATGGTACGCTCAATGTTGCACCTTTCAGTTTTTTTATGGGTGTGACAGCTAACCCACCGACTCTAGCCATCTCCACAGGTCTAAAACGTGGTGTTAAAAAAGATACTTTGTTGAATGTAGAGCAGTCGGGTGAACTGGTGGTCAACATCGTTGTTGAAGAATTGGGGGAACAGATGAACACCACTAGTGGTGACTTTCCACCAAATGTAGACGAATTTCAAGTAGCAGGATTAACTCCTGTTCCCTCAAAGCGGGTGCGTCCGCCACGAGTTGCTGAATCACCGATTAATATTGAGTGTGTGCTGAAGCAAGTAGTTTACGTAGGGAATGAAGGTAGCCAATCGGGATTAATTATTGCGGAGGCGGTGCTGTGGCATATTCGGGACGATTTACTGACACCCCAAAACACTATTGATGTCGCAAAATTGCACGCGATCGGTCGCCTGTCGGGTAACTGGTATACCCGCACCCAGGATTTGTATGAAATTACTCGCCCCACTTGA
- a CDS encoding GxxExxY protein has product METNRQDAKDAKRREPSEEVDRLVYAVIGAAIEVHKVLGPGFLEEVYKEALIIEFFRCGIPHVVEKSVTVNYKGHEVGKGRLDFLVANCLIVELKAVQNLAPIHEAQVLSYLKMTNYPLALLINFNVPLLKDGIKRIILYS; this is encoded by the coding sequence ATGGAAACGAACCGCCAAGACGCCAAGGACGCCAAGAGAAGAGAGCCAAGTGAGGAGGTGGATAGACTAGTTTATGCTGTGATTGGGGCGGCGATTGAGGTACATAAGGTGTTGGGGCCAGGGTTTTTGGAGGAGGTGTATAAGGAGGCGTTAATTATAGAATTTTTCAGGTGCGGGATACCTCATGTGGTTGAGAAGTCGGTAACAGTAAATTACAAAGGACATGAAGTAGGCAAGGGTAGATTAGACTTTCTGGTTGCAAATTGTCTAATTGTGGAATTAAAAGCTGTTCAAAATTTAGCCCCAATCCACGAAGCTCAAGTCCTGTCCTACCTTAAAATGACTAATTACCCCTTAGCCCTTCTCATCAACTTTAACGTCCCCCTCCTCAAAGACGGCATCAAACGTATCATCCTCTATTCTTAA
- a CDS encoding IS607 family transposase, translating into MWKVAEFGGLIGVSSSTLRRWETEGKLTPERTLGNQRIYTESHLALARNLKSGKFPTRIIIYCRVSSHGQKDDLLSQVESMDGFCVANGVVVTDRIEEIGGGLNFKRKKFLQIIQWAIQGEVKSVYVAHKDRLCRFGFDLVEQIIVWGGGTVVVANSEALSPHEELVQDLLSIVHCFSSRLYGLRKYKQKVKLIAQGVDPCSK; encoded by the coding sequence ATGTGGAAGGTTGCAGAGTTTGGCGGATTAATTGGTGTCTCTTCATCGACGTTAAGGCGGTGGGAGACAGAAGGGAAACTAACCCCGGAAAGGACGCTAGGCAATCAAAGAATTTACACAGAATCACACTTAGCACTAGCTCGAAACCTGAAGTCCGGCAAATTTCCAACAAGAATAATTATCTATTGCCGTGTTTCATCACATGGGCAAAAAGATGATCTGCTTAGTCAAGTTGAATCTATGGATGGGTTTTGTGTTGCTAATGGCGTAGTAGTCACTGACAGAATCGAAGAAATAGGCGGTGGACTTAACTTTAAGCGCAAAAAGTTTCTCCAAATTATTCAGTGGGCAATTCAAGGAGAAGTTAAATCGGTCTATGTAGCCCACAAAGATAGGCTATGCCGCTTCGGTTTTGACTTGGTAGAACAAATTATTGTCTGGGGAGGCGGAACTGTTGTAGTAGCTAACAGTGAAGCATTATCGCCCCATGAAGAACTGGTTCAAGATTTGTTGTCAATCGTGCATTGCTTTTCCAGTCGTTTATACGGATTACGCAAATATAAGCAAAAAGTAAAGTTAATTGCTCAAGGTGTCGATCCTTGTTCAAAGTAG
- a CDS encoding YajQ family cyclic di-GMP-binding protein has translation MASTFSFDIVSDFDRQELVNAVDQVIRDIKGRYDLKDTETTVELVEESINVSTDSEFTLDSVHTILREKAAKRNLSQKIFDFGKVESASGNRVRQEIKLKKGISQEIAKQISKLIRDEFKKVQASIQGDAVRVSAKSKDDLQVVMQRLKQEDYPVALQFTNYR, from the coding sequence ATGGCTTCTACTTTTTCTTTTGACATTGTGAGCGACTTTGACCGACAAGAGTTGGTTAACGCTGTCGATCAAGTTATCCGAGACATCAAAGGTCGTTACGACCTCAAAGACACTGAAACTACTGTCGAGTTAGTCGAAGAAAGCATCAATGTTAGTACTGACAGCGAGTTTACCTTAGATTCTGTACACACCATTCTGCGGGAAAAAGCCGCCAAGCGTAACCTATCCCAGAAAATCTTTGATTTTGGCAAAGTTGAATCAGCCAGTGGTAATCGCGTGCGTCAAGAAATCAAACTCAAAAAAGGCATTAGTCAGGAAATTGCCAAACAGATTTCCAAATTGATTCGGGACGAATTCAAAAAGGTACAAGCTTCAATTCAAGGGGATGCTGTGCGCGTTTCTGCTAAATCTAAAGATGACTTACAAGTAGTCATGCAGCGTCTAAAACAAGAAGACTATCCAGTTGCTTTGCAATTTACAAATTACCGTTAA
- the psaM gene encoding photosystem I reaction center subunit XII has protein sequence MSDTQVYIALVVALIPGVLAWRLATELYK, from the coding sequence ATCTCAGATACTCAAGTCTACATCGCTCTAGTTGTGGCCTTGATCCCCGGAGTTCTAGCTTGGCGATTAGCCACAGAACTTTACAAATAA
- a CDS encoding RNA-guided endonuclease InsQ/TnpB family protein, whose protein sequence is MFAIKRELKLNKVETSLMRGNAGFKRFVYNYGLELLTASWSFEDVKASDSKRIDAIKKVLTQVTMQKPEYAWMREYPSTVYQSAFIDLKDAFSKWRKGLGDFPKKKSKKKGDSFSVYKTAGIYLEKGKPALPFTNRVVINAGKIIKLPGLKELRLKERIDFICSSQTFTVSRTADRWFVAFVLDAEKIPPIIHPIKKIGVDLGVKVLATCSDGTFYDMPVTTKKAKIKLGKLQWRNRNKVLGNKKLKIKASNKAKRYYVRLATQHAHVANIRQDATQKMTTDISRKAAVIRIEDLNVSGMIANHKLASAVSNNCFYEIRRQLTYKQPFYATRVELVDRWYPSSKMCSKCHHIQPMGLSERVYRCGGCGNIQDRDENASINLRDAPLSKVGLA, encoded by the coding sequence ATGTTTGCTATCAAGCGAGAATTAAAACTAAATAAGGTTGAAACCTCCTTGATGCGTGGCAATGCTGGCTTTAAGCGGTTTGTTTACAACTATGGATTAGAACTGCTAACTGCATCTTGGAGTTTTGAAGACGTAAAAGCTTCTGACTCCAAACGCATTGATGCTATCAAGAAAGTTCTAACTCAAGTTACAATGCAAAAGCCTGAATATGCGTGGATGAGAGAGTATCCGTCCACAGTGTATCAGTCAGCATTTATTGACTTGAAGGATGCTTTTTCGAAGTGGCGTAAAGGGTTAGGAGATTTCCCAAAGAAGAAGTCCAAGAAAAAAGGTGACTCCTTTAGTGTTTACAAAACTGCTGGCATATATCTCGAAAAAGGTAAACCAGCACTGCCATTTACTAACCGAGTTGTAATAAATGCTGGAAAGATTATAAAGTTACCCGGACTAAAGGAACTTAGATTAAAAGAACGAATTGATTTTATCTGTAGTTCCCAGACATTTACTGTTTCTAGAACCGCAGATAGATGGTTCGTTGCGTTTGTGTTGGATGCCGAGAAGATTCCACCAATAATTCACCCAATTAAAAAGATTGGTGTTGACTTAGGAGTGAAAGTCTTAGCAACTTGTTCTGACGGTACTTTTTACGATATGCCTGTCACTACCAAAAAGGCGAAAATCAAGCTTGGGAAATTGCAGTGGCGAAATCGTAATAAAGTCCTTGGCAATAAGAAGCTGAAAATCAAAGCATCAAATAAAGCGAAACGATATTATGTCCGACTGGCAACACAACACGCTCATGTTGCCAACATTCGGCAAGATGCCACTCAAAAAATGACCACTGACATAAGTCGTAAAGCTGCTGTCATTAGGATCGAGGATCTGAATGTATCAGGCATGATTGCTAACCATAAACTAGCCAGCGCTGTGAGTAATAACTGTTTTTACGAAATTCGTAGACAGTTGACTTACAAGCAACCTTTTTACGCGACTAGGGTTGAGTTGGTTGATAGATGGTATCCGTCCTCGAAGATGTGTTCCAAGTGCCACCACATTCAACCGATGGGACTGAGTGAGCGTGTTTATAGATGTGGTGGATGCGGCAATATTCAAGATCGTGATGAGAACGCCTCAATTAATTTGAGGGATGCACCTTTAAGCAAAGTAGGGTTGGCTTGA
- a CDS encoding glutathione S-transferase family protein, producing MLKLYGGARSRASIVHWYLEELEVPYEFVKLDMQAGEHLKPEYLAINPVGKVPAIVDGDFKLWESGAILLYLADKYSKTPLSLQERAVFYQWVLFANATLGPGIFGEENREREMPRLLTPLNEIFSRQPFLLGNEFTVADVALGSILNYIPMILKLDLSPYPAVLNYMKQLSDRPAFQRSIGGRT from the coding sequence ATGCTCAAACTTTATGGTGGCGCTCGTAGTCGAGCGTCAATTGTTCACTGGTATTTAGAGGAACTAGAAGTTCCCTACGAATTTGTCAAGCTCGATATGCAGGCGGGTGAACACCTTAAACCAGAATATTTGGCAATTAACCCAGTTGGTAAAGTTCCAGCAATTGTTGATGGGGATTTTAAACTTTGGGAATCTGGGGCAATTTTGCTGTATCTTGCCGATAAGTACAGTAAAACTCCACTTTCACTCCAAGAACGTGCTGTATTTTACCAATGGGTTTTGTTTGCTAATGCTACCCTTGGCCCAGGGATTTTTGGAGAGGAGAATCGGGAACGGGAAATGCCCCGCTTGTTGACTCCGTTAAATGAAATTTTCAGTAGGCAACCTTTTTTACTTGGTAATGAATTCACTGTTGCTGATGTGGCACTGGGGTCTATTCTGAATTATATTCCCATGATACTGAAGCTAGACCTCAGCCCCTATCCAGCAGTTTTGAACTATATGAAGCAATTATCTGATCGTCCGGCATTTCAAAGAAGTATTGGCGGACGGACTTAA
- a CDS encoding dienelactone hydrolase family protein yields MQITKRNVELRVDGSLMRVYVAVPKAAGKYPGIVFYSDIYQLGDAMIRLANYLAGYGYVVAAPEIFHRIESVGLVIEPDDLGRMRGNDDARRTSVADYDADCLAVIEFLKTESAVSPNQIGTLGFCIGGHLAFRAAFQSEIRACVCCYPTGIPSGKLGKEVADTIQRVSEIKGEILMVFGTLDPHIPDSDRQIIIKAIEDANIPHQVFLYEAEHTFMRDDGYRYDSSATTAAWFEIVTFLGRIFAN; encoded by the coding sequence GTGCAAATCACTAAGCGCAATGTTGAATTAAGAGTAGATGGCAGCTTAATGCGTGTTTATGTTGCAGTTCCCAAAGCAGCAGGAAAATACCCTGGTATTGTCTTCTACAGTGATATTTATCAGTTAGGTGATGCAATGATTCGTCTAGCTAACTACTTAGCAGGATACGGCTATGTAGTAGCAGCGCCAGAAATTTTTCACCGAATTGAGTCAGTTGGTTTAGTAATTGAACCAGACGATTTGGGAAGGATGCGCGGTAATGACGATGCGCGTCGAACCTCGGTAGCTGATTATGATGCCGATTGCCTGGCTGTGATTGAATTTCTGAAAACAGAGAGTGCGGTTTCTCCAAATCAAATAGGCACTCTCGGCTTTTGTATTGGTGGACATTTAGCTTTCCGCGCAGCATTTCAAAGCGAAATTCGGGCTTGTGTCTGCTGTTACCCTACTGGTATTCCCAGTGGTAAATTGGGTAAAGAGGTAGCCGATACAATCCAGAGGGTAAGTGAAATCAAAGGTGAGATACTAATGGTGTTCGGTACTCTTGACCCTCATATACCAGATAGCGATCGCCAAATCATAATAAAAGCAATTGAGGATGCTAACATCCCTCACCAAGTTTTCTTGTATGAAGCAGAACATACATTCATGCGCGACGACGGTTATCGTTATGATTCTAGTGCTACCACCGCAGCTTGGTTTGAAATAGTAACTTTCTTGGGGCGGATATTTGCAAACTGA
- a CDS encoding response regulator transcription factor yields the protein MTQKILIVDDEPNILILMEQALEALEDEGVELLTARNGEEALETIKTEKPNLVFLDVMMPKMNGLQVCHIVKHELQLTDIYIVILTAKGQEFDKQKGIEVGADLYLTKPFRPKEVLEKSMQVLGF from the coding sequence ATGACCCAGAAAATTCTAATTGTTGACGATGAACCTAATATCTTGATTTTGATGGAGCAAGCCCTAGAAGCATTAGAAGACGAGGGTGTTGAACTTCTAACTGCTCGAAATGGAGAAGAAGCTCTCGAAACTATTAAAACTGAAAAACCAAACCTGGTTTTTCTCGATGTGATGATGCCTAAAATGAATGGTCTGCAAGTCTGTCATATTGTTAAACACGAACTACAATTAACTGATATTTACATCGTGATATTGACAGCAAAGGGACAGGAATTTGATAAACAAAAAGGAATAGAGGTTGGTGCAGATTTATATTTAACTAAACCATTTCGCCCCAAAGAAGTGCTTGAAAAATCAATGCAGGTGTTGGGCTTTTGA
- a CDS encoding FGGY-family carbohydrate kinase, giving the protein MDFYLGIDFGTSGARGMVVDQEASIQAQVRYPFQDSPAAVTPKIWQEALFMLVEQIPDQLRREIKAIAINGTSSTVLMVDSAGNPTDAPLLYNDARGSLVLDHLRSIAPPNHTVLSATSSLAKLLWMRQQPSFSEARYFLHQADWLAFLLHGQLGISDYHNALKLGYDVEELRYPEWLESLQIPIQLPKVLPPGTPIAELRPEIADKFGFRRDCLVCAGTTDSIAAFLASGAKLPGEAVSSLGSTLVLKLLSRTRQEDARYGIYSHRLGDLWLTGGASNTGGAVLKQFFTNAELESFSREIDASIASELDYYPLLKVGDRFPINDPNLPPRLSPRPDNPVEFLHGLLESIARIEARGYELLQQMGADKLSRVYTAGGGAANDTWTAIRARLMQVPVVASVYTEAAYGTALLAMGGGIKGEQE; this is encoded by the coding sequence ATGGATTTCTATTTGGGTATCGACTTTGGCACCTCTGGTGCACGCGGTATGGTGGTTGACCAGGAAGCTAGCATCCAAGCACAGGTGCGATATCCCTTCCAGGACTCACCAGCCGCCGTTACGCCCAAAATTTGGCAGGAGGCTTTGTTTATGCTGGTGGAACAAATACCCGATCAATTGCGGCGAGAAATTAAAGCGATCGCAATTAATGGTACTTCCTCCACCGTCTTAATGGTCGATAGTGCTGGCAATCCAACAGATGCACCATTACTGTACAACGATGCGCGGGGATCATTAGTGCTAGACCATTTGAGGAGTATAGCACCCCCCAATCATACCGTGTTGAGTGCCACCTCCAGCCTGGCTAAACTTTTGTGGATGAGGCAACAACCCTCTTTTAGTGAAGCTAGATATTTCCTGCATCAAGCAGATTGGCTAGCGTTTCTCCTACATGGACAGTTGGGGATTAGCGATTACCATAATGCTTTAAAGCTGGGTTATGACGTAGAAGAGTTGAGATACCCAGAATGGCTAGAAAGTTTGCAAATACCGATTCAGCTACCCAAAGTTTTACCTCCTGGTACTCCCATTGCCGAATTGCGTCCTGAAATTGCCGATAAATTCGGTTTCCGCCGTGATTGTCTGGTGTGTGCAGGTACAACTGATAGTATTGCGGCTTTTCTCGCCAGTGGGGCAAAATTACCTGGTGAAGCCGTGAGTTCCCTTGGTTCAACGTTAGTACTAAAGTTGTTAAGTCGTACCCGACAAGAAGATGCCAGATATGGGATTTATAGCCATCGGTTGGGTGATTTGTGGCTGACTGGTGGTGCTTCTAATACTGGGGGTGCTGTACTCAAGCAATTTTTCACGAATGCTGAATTAGAAAGTTTTAGCCGGGAGATTGATGCTTCAATTGCCAGCGAGTTAGATTATTATCCGTTATTGAAGGTAGGCGATCGCTTTCCAATTAACGATCCGAATCTACCGCCACGTTTGTCACCACGCCCAGATAACCCAGTGGAATTTTTGCATGGGTTGTTAGAAAGCATTGCCCGCATAGAAGCGCGAGGGTATGAATTATTACAGCAAATGGGAGCAGACAAGTTGAGCCGTGTTTATACTGCTGGCGGTGGTGCGGCGAATGACACTTGGACTGCGATTAGGGCGCGTCTTATGCAGGTTCCTGTAGTCGCGTCAGTGTACACAGAAGCAGCTTACGGAACGGCGCTGTTGGCGATGGGAGGCGGAATTAAGGGTGAACAAGAGTAA